One segment of Primulina tabacum isolate GXHZ01 chromosome 6, ASM2559414v2, whole genome shotgun sequence DNA contains the following:
- the LOC142550254 gene encoding uncharacterized protein LOC142550254: MGALVKYNPGTIVEWNHLPRYNSQMKVLNYVFWAFRPCIDGFAHCRKIISVDGTHLYTKYKHKMLIAVGLDGNNQILPVAFAIVDEETYDSWKWFLELLCKHVVRESTGVCLISDRYRGIINAVEEIPDFRHPRGVHRFCLRHVCSNFNTHFKNVHLKDLCWKAGKQHQIRKFDAIMDEIKNLESRAFVYLSEIDKLKWTLTHDGEWRLGVMTTNMSECLNSVLKGARRLPVSALVQLTFNRCVQYFIDRITRRQRMIQSNQPWPDYAFRLYEKWSSRSSEHTIVRTEIRDQSASIVTGG; the protein is encoded by the coding sequence ATGGGTGCCCTTGTGAAGTACAATCCAGGCACTATTGTAGAGTGGAACCATTTACCGAgatacaattctcaaatgaagGTGTTAAACTACGTGTTTTGGGCCTTCCGACCATGTATAGATGGGTTCGCACATTGTCGAAAAATAATTAGTGTTGATGGTACTCATTTATACACGAAGTATAAGCACAAGATGCTTATAGCTGTGGGTTTAGATGGAAACAACCAAATCTTACCCGTAGCATTTGCCATAGTCGATGAGGAAACATACGACTCCTGGAAGTGGTTTTTGGAACTTCTATGCAAGCATGTGGTTCGAGAATCAACGGGTGTGTGCCTTATCTCCGATAGATATCGTGGAATCATTAATGCTGTTGAGGAGATACCCGATTTTAGACATCCACGTGGCGTACATCGTTTTTGTCTTAGACACGTATGTTCTAATTTCAATACACATTTCAAAAATGTGCACCTAAAAGATCTATGTTGGAAAGCAGGCAAACAACATCAAATACGTAAATTTGATGCCATCATGGATGAAATTAAAAATCTCGAATCGAGAGCTTTTGTTTATCTCTCTGAAATTGATAAACTCAAATGGACTCTTACTCACGATGGGGAATGGCGACTTGGTGTTATGACGACCAACATGTCAGAATGTCTTAATTCTGTTCTGAAGGGTGCTCGTCGTCTTCCTGTATCAGCGTTAGTTCAGTTGACATTCAATCGTTGCGTGCAGTATTTCATCGATCGTATTACACGAAGGCAACGTATGATTCAGAGCAATCAGCCTTGGCCTGATTACGCTTTTCGACTGTACGAGAAATGGTCTTCGAGATCTAGTGAACACACTATTGTTCGTACCGAGATTAGAGACCAATCGGCATCTATTGTTACGGGAGGGTGA